CACCGACTGATCAACAAATCGGTGAACTGCAACGTCAAGTGGCTGGACTTGAGGAACGTTTTTTTGCCAAGGGATCTAATCGTTTGGAGGCGATGGAACATCATCTACTGCAACTTTCTCAACAAGTTGCACAACTGGCGCTCATAGTCAACGATCGCTCGTTCGTTCCGTCTCCAACTCAATTAGAAGTAGTAAATAATACTTCTTATACTGTTGCTACCCCTCCTCAAGAGGTTGACCCCGTAATCAGTCGCCTTAGTCAGTTTCTCGATGATTTTTAAGGAAAAATCAAGTTTGTGAGCAGTTTTTGCTCATGTTAACAATCCTTAATAGTATTAACTATTAAGGATTATTAATGTTTATATATGGAAATATTGGGATTATTGAGATTTGTATAGATGGGGCGATCGCTGATAATAGCAAATCATCAGCACAATGCCAGTTAAGTTGTTCTGGTAATTTACAAACAAATTTTGACTAACTCTTGATTAGTTAATCACTTTTGAC
This portion of the Nostoc sp. GT001 genome encodes:
- a CDS encoding plasmid segregation centromere-binding protein ParR, producing the protein MFQWSKKVVKSVTFNPELADESLLAQVESYLEKQPDKTFSDLCKEALWQSLCVPESVQPAPQTAATTPTDQQIGELQRQVAGLEERFFAKGSNRLEAMEHHLLQLSQQVAQLALIVNDRSFVPSPTQLEVVNNTSYTVATPPQEVDPVISRLSQFLDDF